The Dehalobacter sp. sequence CGTTCTTGTGTAAAGCACCAATCAAAGATAAAGCCACAATATGCTCAAATCCAGCAGAACGGAACGGAATAATTTCACCAGAGCGATGCTGTATGGAGAGACCATAATTATCGTTGATCTTCAATGCTGTATAATCAGAGTCGCTACTAATATTACAGAAAAGCTCTGTGGCATCACGTTCGACTTCCGTTTTCAACTTGTCACGATATGCGGCGATACCATCGTTAAACAACTGATGGAGTGATGCACAGATTTCGACCTTTTTTACTGCAAGATTCAAATCCGCATCAGAAGTGCCAGCTTTGCGCACTTTTTCTTCAAGGCTTGCTAAAGCGATGTCCGCCTCTTTTATTTTATCTTTAGTTGCCTGAATGCCTTCCTTGAGGTTTTCAATCTTGGAATAGCACTTAACCAAATTCTGTGCATTCTCTTTTGTGGCAGAAGTAAGGTCACTAACATTTCCGTAGCGGCTAATTTCATCTCGCAAATCCTTGAGTTGGCCTTTTGCGTCATCAATTTGTACTAAAAGGTCAGCCAACTGATTCTCGTAAACCTTGAGAACCTGGGCATTTGTTGCGCTCTGCATACTTTCCAAAGATGCCTGACGGATTTGAAGAATCTTCATGCGTTCGATTTCTTCAGAAGAAAGTCCTCCGAATTCTCCAGGCTCTTCATCAAGACGCTTTTTTAGGGCAGTTACATGAGCTTCATCTACATCCTGATCGCAGCATTCACAATGATGCGTCTCTACGATGTGTTGAATGTAAGTCATAAGCCGGGTAGCCGACTCGTGGGTATTGTGCTTTTGCTGGAGTACGGACAGTTCTGATTTAACCTGAGACAAGATTTCTGCCGTTCGCTTACCAATCACATATCTCCAGACATCTTTTGTTGCAACGACAATTGACTGTAAAAGGCCGTCACGTGTAGCCTCTTTTGCAGCAATATCACTCTCCAGGTGTTCCATGTTCTGGATTAAACTCCTGAGATGCTCGTTCTGTTTTCCTTCGTCCTCAAGTTTTGCTCTAAGATTCTGTGCCTCATCATATGCCGCTTGAAGCCGTTCCAGTTCTTTTGTTTGCTCGTCCTTCTTTGCCGTTTCTGATTCAATCTGTGCAGCATACTTTTCTGTCTGCTTATTTGCCTGAGCTGCTTTTGTCTGCTCCTTACGGTATTCGCCAAGTACAAAAGAGGTATCGTTTGTGGCACTTGTCAGAATAGGGACTCCCAAAATGGACTCAATGGATTTCTTGATTTTTTCGCCGACAGAGGTTTCATCCTTTACAAGCTCTTCGTATTCCTGCAGCAATTCGCCATCAAACAGGAAGAAGCGGGATACTTCCTCTGGCATTATCATCGCAATCTCATGTTCCTTGTTAGGAGGGAAATGCCCGTCAACTTTAAGAAAAACATCCTGGACATAGTCATCGTTCTTTGTAGGAATCGTTATACCGGAGCGGACGCTGTATTGGCGGGTGAGTTCATATCTCTTGCCATCGTAGAGCATTTTCAGAACGACTTTAAAGTCGT is a genomic window containing:
- a CDS encoding AAA family ATPase, with translation MLKFTSMTINNFGPYEGEQTIDFGDGDGVTLIWGDNGHGKTTLLNLFRYALFGRFQYRHETVDDILKLVNREGMKAGKYDFKVVLKMLYDGKRYELTRQYSVRSGITIPTKNDDYVQDVFLKVDGHFPPNKEHEIAMIMPEEVSRFFLFDGELLQEYEELVKDETSVGEKIKKSIESILGVPILTSATNDTSFVLGEYRKEQTKAAQANKQTEKYAAQIESETAKKDEQTKELERLQAAYDEAQNLRAKLEDEGKQNEHLRSLIQNMEHLESDIAAKEATRDGLLQSIVVATKDVWRYVIGKRTAEILSQVKSELSVLQQKHNTHESATRLMTYIQHIVETHHCECCDQDVDEAHVTALKKRLDEEPGEFGGLSSEEIERMKILQIRQASLESMQSATNAQVLKVYENQLADLLVQIDDAKGQLKDLRDEISRYGNVSDLTSATKENAQNLVKCYSKIENLKEGIQATKDKIKEADIALASLEEKVRKAGTSDADLNLAVKKVEICASLHQLFNDGIAAYRDKLKTEVERDATELFCNISSDSDYTALKINDNYGLSIQHRSGEIIPFRSAGFEHIVALSLIGALHKNAPLSGPIIMDSPFGRLDPTHKKNITKALPLMSDQIILLAYTDEIDGQTARQVLGSTLKKEYRLRKYGSFRTTIELQ